A stretch of the Pseudomonas helvetica genome encodes the following:
- a CDS encoding fructose-bisphosphate aldolase: protein MTTQHPPHRFTPMSQFASDCPVLHIDSDVPLRELHNCVSERLNAVLKYLNLMACTSLPDYAENDINTVTNIARIMVQDVADVFGVIEQRGFDMSKGQ from the coding sequence ATGACAACTCAACACCCGCCCCACCGCTTCACCCCCATGTCCCAATTCGCCAGCGACTGCCCAGTCCTGCACATCGACAGCGACGTCCCGCTACGCGAACTCCACAACTGCGTCAGCGAACGCCTCAACGCCGTCCTCAAATACCTGAACCTCATGGCCTGCACCAGCCTCCCCGACTACGCCGAGAATGACATCAACACCGTCACCAACATCGCCCGGATCATGGTCCAGGATGTGGCTGATGTGTTTGGGGTGATTGAGCAGCGTGGGTTTGATATGTCTAAGGGGCAGTGA
- a CDS encoding AAA family ATPase, translating into MRLISKVEVAYFRSIYKDQIEDCSDTNVIFGRNDSGKSNLLRALNLFFNNQTNPDQPFIFERDFNHSRRAEAEDAEGIRKFVYIKVWFTTPANWRASLGNTFWVKKQWSITTQLDPQLTSSIQEQRLQQYLTRFLNKVRFHYIPAIKDRKIFENLQTQIYKVVSAHEEFSGSLTEFANALRHRTIELSSGLLDRLGISSVISTPQDLTDLFRSLDFETRTEIGDSYSLTLQRGDGIQVRHIPPILAFLSDKSSEDYHIWGFEEPENSLELANAIQEAETFRSFGLQNNKQIFLTSHSPAFFSLKNDDVSRYFVSRRDLKLDRLNSKISKIDNSSEVFPGELMGETPHLPVISEYLRESHEKIKRHQLESSQLTQEIAEHNQSIVFVEGESDVIIFTKAWEILMGVAPPFRFESAGGTTKMESLGRDGKVLNHLAPGRAVLALVDNDLEGRALFKSSRLDPGGRWIKHNSNGVHWCRLPFNRDFAILMRKLNINTAYWPGSLENLFSPELRNRAEQAGVLRMTTTPHSELLDSQWYPSITQHLQPRADLEHFFILSVDADTKLQFANWIVDISDAEPEIFEPLRELFERLNQIIVATEE; encoded by the coding sequence ATGCGTTTGATTAGCAAAGTGGAAGTGGCCTACTTCCGATCAATATACAAGGATCAAATTGAAGACTGCTCGGATACGAATGTTATTTTTGGTCGAAACGATTCTGGAAAAAGCAACTTACTAAGAGCACTCAATCTTTTTTTCAACAATCAAACCAACCCCGACCAACCATTTATTTTTGAAAGAGATTTTAATCACTCGCGTCGCGCTGAAGCGGAAGACGCGGAGGGGATTCGTAAATTCGTATACATAAAGGTCTGGTTTACAACTCCAGCAAACTGGAGAGCCTCACTAGGCAATACTTTCTGGGTAAAAAAACAATGGAGCATTACAACTCAGCTAGACCCCCAACTTACATCATCCATACAAGAGCAGCGACTCCAACAATATCTAACAAGATTCCTTAACAAAGTTCGCTTTCACTATATCCCAGCAATCAAAGATAGAAAAATTTTTGAAAATCTGCAAACGCAAATCTATAAAGTGGTGTCTGCTCATGAAGAGTTCTCAGGTTCTTTAACAGAATTCGCAAATGCTCTGCGCCACAGAACAATAGAACTAAGCTCAGGCTTGCTTGATCGACTCGGAATAAGTAGTGTTATTTCCACCCCTCAGGATTTAACTGATCTTTTCCGCTCACTAGATTTTGAAACCCGCACTGAAATTGGAGATTCGTACAGCCTAACTCTTCAAAGAGGCGACGGAATTCAAGTGCGGCATATCCCTCCCATTTTGGCTTTTCTATCTGACAAAAGCTCGGAAGACTATCATATATGGGGCTTCGAAGAGCCAGAAAACTCTCTTGAACTCGCCAATGCGATTCAGGAGGCAGAGACATTTCGTTCGTTTGGATTGCAAAACAATAAACAGATATTTCTTACAAGCCACAGCCCGGCATTTTTCTCATTAAAGAATGATGATGTCAGCCGTTATTTTGTCTCTCGGAGGGATTTAAAACTTGACAGACTGAATTCAAAAATCTCCAAAATCGACAACTCTTCCGAAGTTTTTCCTGGCGAGTTAATGGGAGAGACACCACATTTGCCCGTGATTAGTGAGTACTTGCGAGAGTCGCACGAAAAAATAAAAAGGCATCAGCTTGAAAGTTCTCAATTAACCCAAGAAATAGCAGAGCACAATCAATCTATTGTATTTGTGGAAGGCGAATCAGATGTCATCATCTTTACAAAAGCATGGGAAATACTAATGGGAGTAGCCCCGCCATTCAGATTTGAATCAGCGGGGGGTACTACGAAAATGGAAAGTCTCGGGCGAGACGGCAAGGTGCTGAACCACCTCGCCCCAGGAAGAGCCGTTTTGGCACTGGTGGATAACGACTTAGAAGGCAGAGCGCTATTCAAAAGCAGTCGCCTAGACCCTGGGGGACGCTGGATTAAACACAATTCAAACGGCGTTCATTGGTGTCGACTACCATTCAATCGTGATTTCGCAATATTAATGAGGAAGTTGAATATTAATACTGCCTATTGGCCGGGCAGCCTAGAAAATCTTTTTTCACCCGAGCTAAGGAACAGAGCAGAACAAGCTGGGGTTCTTCGAATGACAACTACCCCACACTCTGAGTTACTAGACTCTCAATGGTATCCATCTATCACACAGCACCTACAACCACGCGCTGACTTAGAGCATTTTTTTATACTTTCGGTTGATGCTGATACCAAGCTCCAATTTGCAAATTGGATTGTAGATATTTCTGACGCGGAACCAGAAATTTTTGAGCCTTTAAGAGAGCTGTTTGAGCGATTAAATCAAATAATCGTTGCCACAGAAGAATAA
- a CDS encoding alpha/beta hydrolase, giving the protein MIRALLTTFMLLALSLPAHAQVTPFPASFRTQKIPVEGVTLHVRVGGKGPAVVLLHGFGDTGDMWAPLAADLARDHTVVVPDLRGMGLSSIPDSGYDKKTQAGDIRAVLAALGIEHSVVIGHDIGTMVAYAYAARYPQRTDRLVVMDAPVPGIPPWNEIVRSPMLWHFDFGGPDAERLVAGRERIYLDRFWNEFAGNPTKVDEATRQHYAKLYARPGAMHAAFAQFRSIRQDEVDNKASMATRLTMPVLAIGGEKSFGSNEAIVMRNAADKVTEVVVPGAGHWLMEEAPTQTIQAVRDFIAQ; this is encoded by the coding sequence ATGATCCGCGCCCTGTTGACCACTTTCATGCTGCTTGCTCTAAGCCTCCCGGCACATGCTCAGGTGACGCCATTTCCTGCCTCCTTTCGTACTCAGAAAATCCCTGTAGAAGGCGTCACACTGCATGTGCGTGTCGGCGGCAAGGGGCCGGCCGTGGTGCTGCTGCATGGCTTTGGCGATACCGGCGATATGTGGGCGCCACTGGCTGCCGATCTGGCCCGGGATCACACGGTCGTGGTGCCGGACCTTCGCGGCATGGGCTTGTCGTCGATCCCGGACAGCGGCTACGACAAGAAGACCCAGGCGGGCGACATCCGTGCGGTGTTGGCCGCGCTGGGTATCGAACACTCGGTGGTCATCGGCCACGACATCGGCACCATGGTCGCCTACGCCTACGCCGCGCGTTATCCGCAGCGTACCGATCGCCTGGTGGTGATGGATGCGCCCGTGCCGGGCATTCCGCCCTGGAACGAGATTGTCCGCTCACCGATGCTTTGGCACTTCGACTTCGGCGGGCCGGATGCTGAACGCCTGGTGGCCGGCCGTGAGCGCATCTACCTGGACCGGTTCTGGAACGAGTTCGCGGGCAATCCCACCAAGGTGGATGAAGCAACCCGTCAGCATTACGCCAAGCTCTACGCCCGCCCCGGCGCCATGCACGCAGCCTTCGCCCAGTTCCGCAGCATTCGTCAGGATGAGGTGGACAACAAAGCGTCGATGGCGACGCGACTGACCATGCCGGTGCTGGCCATTGGGGGTGAAAAATCTTTTGGAAGTAATGAGGCGATCGTGATGCGCAACGCGGCGGACAAGGTCACGGAAGTGGTGGTGCCGGGGGCAGGACATTGGCTGATGGAAGAGGCGCCGACGCAGACTATTCAGGCGGTTCGCGACTTTATTGCGCAGTGA
- a CDS encoding TetR/AcrR family transcriptional regulator, whose product MARRTRADMEETRATLLKTARQIFSERGYAETSMDDLTALANLTRGALYHHFGDKKGLLTAVVAQIDAEMDARLQAISDSTENAWEAFRNRCRAYLEMAQEPEIQRIVLRDARAVLGSSPPEAHRHCVASLQKMLEQLMLQEGVVQSDPEALAMLIYGSLCEAAFWIAEAEPGSNRLSQALGALELLLKGVRS is encoded by the coding sequence ATGGCTCGACGTACTCGCGCTGACATGGAAGAAACCCGCGCCACACTGCTCAAGACTGCACGCCAGATTTTCAGCGAACGCGGCTATGCAGAGACGTCCATGGATGATTTGACAGCACTGGCTAACCTGACCAGGGGCGCGCTTTATCATCATTTTGGAGACAAGAAAGGCTTGCTCACCGCTGTGGTCGCACAGATTGATGCTGAGATGGATGCGCGGTTACAAGCGATTTCGGACAGCACCGAAAACGCGTGGGAGGCCTTCAGAAACCGCTGCCGTGCTTACCTGGAAATGGCGCAGGAGCCTGAAATCCAACGCATCGTGTTGCGTGATGCCCGGGCTGTACTGGGTAGCTCTCCGCCGGAGGCGCACCGTCATTGTGTTGCCTCTCTACAGAAAATGCTTGAGCAACTGATGCTCCAGGAGGGGGTTGTGCAGTCCGATCCCGAAGCACTGGCGATGCTGATCTATGGAAGCTTGTGCGAAGCAGCCTTTTGGATCGCAGAAGCAGAGCCTGGTTCGAACAGGCTGTCGCAAGCGCTCGGGGCACTGGAGCTTCTGCTCAAGGGCGTCCGTAGCTGA
- a CDS encoding MFS transporter: MANPYRVLFQAPGTKGFSLAGLLARLPLPMTGIGIITMLSQLRGSYALAGAVSATFVLTYALMSPQVSRLVDRYGQRRVLPVSTGISALGILLLLACTYWHTPDWTLFVAAALAGFMPSMSAMVRARWTAIYRGEPHLQTAYSLETVLDEVTFIAGPPISVGLSVAVFPQAGPLAAVALLVIGALALAAQVATAPPVESAEEISTRTASVFRLSDVRLLTLLMVAMGVIVGTVDIVSVAFAEQMGSPAAASIVLSCYAIGSCAAGLLFGALKLKTPLHKLLLMGGLATAATTLPLLMAGNIAGLAGAVLVAGLFFAPTMIVAMSLVERIVPERQLTEGMTWLLAGLNVGVALGAAASGQLVDMEGARYGFNVALAAGAAVLLVAIWGYRRMREHALAAAYSV; this comes from the coding sequence ATGGCCAATCCGTACCGAGTACTGTTCCAAGCCCCCGGCACCAAGGGTTTTTCCTTGGCCGGCCTCCTCGCCCGTTTACCGCTACCTATGACGGGTATCGGCATCATTACAATGCTGTCACAGCTGCGGGGCAGCTACGCGCTGGCCGGCGCGGTCTCAGCTACCTTTGTCCTGACGTACGCATTGATGTCGCCGCAAGTTTCGCGCTTGGTGGATCGATACGGTCAGCGCCGGGTACTGCCGGTGTCTACCGGCATCAGCGCTCTGGGCATTCTTCTGCTACTAGCTTGCACCTACTGGCATACACCCGACTGGACTCTGTTCGTGGCAGCCGCGCTGGCGGGTTTCATGCCGAGCATGTCAGCGATGGTCCGCGCCCGCTGGACGGCTATCTACAGGGGCGAGCCGCACCTGCAAACGGCTTATTCACTGGAAACAGTGCTAGACGAAGTTACCTTCATCGCAGGCCCTCCCATTTCCGTTGGCTTGAGCGTGGCCGTCTTCCCACAGGCTGGGCCGTTAGCGGCGGTAGCACTGCTGGTGATCGGCGCACTTGCTTTGGCTGCGCAAGTCGCTACCGCCCCCCCCGTGGAATCCGCTGAAGAAATAAGCACACGCACAGCCTCGGTCTTTCGCCTGTCGGATGTCCGGTTGTTAACATTGTTGATGGTCGCGATGGGCGTCATCGTCGGGACGGTCGATATCGTGAGCGTCGCGTTCGCCGAACAAATGGGCAGTCCTGCGGCGGCCAGTATCGTGCTGTCGTGTTACGCCATCGGTTCGTGCGCAGCCGGCCTGCTGTTTGGTGCGCTCAAACTGAAAACGCCGTTACACAAACTCTTGCTGATGGGTGGTCTGGCCACCGCAGCGACGACACTACCCTTGTTAATGGCTGGCAACATTGCCGGGCTCGCCGGCGCGGTCCTGGTAGCAGGCCTGTTCTTTGCGCCAACAATGATTGTGGCGATGTCACTGGTAGAGAGAATCGTGCCGGAAAGACAATTGACTGAAGGGATGACCTGGTTGCTGGCCGGCTTGAATGTTGGAGTAGCTCTGGGGGCTGCAGCGTCCGGCCAGTTGGTGGATATGGAAGGTGCACGCTATGGATTCAACGTAGCGTTAGCGGCAGGGGCAGCGGTGCTCCTCGTAGCCATTTGGGGATACCGACGTATGCGAGAACACGCGCTGGCGGCAGCGTACTCAGTGTAA
- the dapF gene encoding diaminopimelate epimerase — protein MPLSFHKMHANGDDFVIVDSRNASNPMTSNMARRMGDRNQGVGFNQLAVVLDCDDADARLMFWNADGSTLDVCGSATRGAADMLMRESNITSVALQTNRGLLTCERTSTGAISVDMGEPLFGWSDIPLALEMDSAVLPLAGDPAACSMGNPHCTYFVDDLTAVDIATIGPTIETNPLFPLRTNVHFVQIINRKHIRLRIWERRGGIPLGSGSCSCGAAVNGIRRGVLDNSVEVECDGGTVTVQWDGVGPVFLTGPVETIFSGIITDSLLQVL, from the coding sequence ATGCCGCTGAGCTTTCATAAAATGCACGCCAACGGCGATGACTTCGTTATCGTGGACTCGCGAAACGCGTCCAATCCAATGACAAGTAACATGGCTCGGCGGATGGGGGATCGGAACCAAGGAGTCGGATTCAATCAACTCGCAGTGGTGCTCGATTGCGATGATGCAGATGCGCGCTTGATGTTTTGGAATGCAGATGGCTCCACGCTGGACGTTTGTGGCAGCGCAACGCGGGGTGCTGCGGATATGCTGATGCGCGAATCCAATATTACTTCTGTAGCGCTCCAAACCAACCGTGGTCTCCTGACTTGCGAACGAACCTCAACTGGCGCCATTTCGGTCGACATGGGAGAGCCGCTTTTCGGCTGGTCGGACATTCCTCTGGCTCTGGAAATGGACTCTGCTGTTTTGCCACTTGCTGGTGACCCAGCAGCTTGCAGCATGGGAAATCCGCACTGCACCTATTTTGTGGATGATCTAACGGCTGTTGATATCGCAACAATTGGACCGACAATTGAAACCAACCCCCTATTTCCCCTCAGAACGAACGTACATTTCGTCCAGATCATTAACCGAAAGCACATTCGATTGCGCATTTGGGAGCGCAGGGGAGGTATTCCGCTTGGTTCAGGTTCCTGCTCTTGTGGCGCCGCTGTTAACGGAATTCGTCGTGGTGTGTTAGACAATTCCGTTGAGGTTGAATGTGATGGCGGGACTGTAACGGTTCAATGGGATGGCGTGGGACCTGTCTTTCTGACCGGACCGGTCGAGACGATTTTTTCGGGAATAATCACGGACAGCCTGTTGCAAGTTTTGTAG
- a CDS encoding L-tyrosine/L-tryptophan isonitrile synthase family protein yields the protein MEHRDAWIAAVSDLLAGYLLKGTDDCFETQGRAHLARSLGQYFDQNLPVRLVLPGFPCKSPNASDQTFGVLPDYGEVMAIERLDQLGQAIAALHTPGCVVSILSDGTTFNDIVGVADDVRAAYNRALRELCTTHTIQWVSMEDLFPQAQSAESVRASLVKQARLPWKNLGELIEQSRHDESLSQAHDNLCSHLYNDLRLCREDGQSEDEYLQQINFKAYQMMFRGQALNAAVDRFFGDDIRLSVHQYNNAGPKFTVGLAEGLTRVDSPWHAVPVCNIDGSQRLRARAQVDLDHHVLVTWQGRPWLYHQTENPQAQGFEYELQKLPLFGLVVRDPLGLGFERLSTSLLEALVETFGFVCLKGCRFDDQDSFARSCERFGTLYEWAFGAVHVVKPADKPQGVVHSLEKTPLHWDLNMLPDSDPQVQRNPKFCASKFMLYCKTAPQPGEGQTTIVDSRNVLRKVGQHVARQWQAVNITYYTKMTYFGGSPRMYSLVDHHPRSGELILRYQEGTDSTLQTLSQSVQDHDEQAQQALLEQVNALVYDPDCLIAHQWSEGDLVLIDNYRTLHGRLPMSPASSSRELWRVQVY from the coding sequence ATGGAACATAGAGACGCCTGGATCGCTGCCGTCAGCGATTTGCTGGCTGGTTATCTGCTCAAAGGCACGGATGATTGTTTCGAAACACAAGGCCGGGCGCATCTGGCGCGCAGCCTGGGGCAGTACTTTGATCAAAACCTGCCAGTACGTCTGGTACTGCCAGGTTTTCCCTGCAAGTCGCCCAATGCCAGTGACCAGACCTTCGGCGTGCTGCCGGATTATGGTGAGGTGATGGCTATCGAGCGCCTCGACCAGCTCGGCCAAGCCATCGCCGCATTGCACACACCGGGCTGTGTGGTGTCGATCCTCAGCGACGGGACGACGTTCAATGACATCGTTGGTGTGGCCGATGACGTTCGCGCAGCCTACAACCGGGCTTTGCGTGAACTGTGCACCACCCATACGATTCAGTGGGTCAGCATGGAAGACCTGTTCCCGCAGGCCCAAAGTGCCGAGTCGGTCCGCGCCAGCCTGGTCAAGCAGGCCCGTCTACCCTGGAAAAACCTTGGAGAACTGATCGAGCAGAGCCGGCACGATGAATCCCTCAGCCAGGCCCATGACAACCTCTGCAGTCATTTGTACAACGACCTGCGCCTGTGCCGTGAGGACGGGCAGAGCGAGGACGAGTACCTGCAGCAAATCAACTTCAAAGCCTACCAGATGATGTTTCGCGGGCAGGCCTTGAATGCGGCAGTGGATCGTTTCTTCGGCGACGACATTCGATTGTCGGTCCATCAGTACAACAATGCCGGACCCAAATTCACCGTTGGGTTGGCTGAAGGGCTGACCCGTGTCGACAGCCCCTGGCATGCCGTGCCGGTGTGCAACATCGATGGAAGCCAGCGTCTTCGCGCACGGGCCCAGGTCGACCTCGACCACCATGTGCTGGTCACCTGGCAGGGGCGGCCATGGCTCTACCACCAAACAGAAAACCCGCAGGCCCAAGGCTTCGAATACGAACTGCAAAAGCTGCCGCTGTTTGGCCTGGTGGTGCGAGACCCGCTGGGGCTGGGGTTCGAGCGACTGTCCACCAGCCTGCTGGAGGCACTGGTGGAAACCTTTGGTTTCGTCTGCCTCAAGGGCTGTCGCTTCGACGACCAGGACAGTTTTGCTCGCAGCTGCGAACGCTTTGGCACGCTGTACGAGTGGGCCTTCGGTGCCGTGCATGTGGTCAAGCCCGCGGACAAACCCCAAGGCGTTGTGCACTCGCTGGAGAAAACGCCGTTGCACTGGGACCTGAACATGCTGCCCGACAGCGACCCACAGGTTCAGCGCAATCCGAAATTCTGCGCCAGCAAATTCATGCTGTATTGCAAGACCGCGCCGCAGCCGGGCGAGGGTCAGACCACCATCGTCGACAGCCGAAACGTGCTGCGAAAAGTCGGGCAGCACGTCGCCCGACAATGGCAGGCAGTGAACATCACCTACTACACCAAGATGACTTACTTCGGCGGTTCGCCGCGCATGTACAGCCTGGTGGATCATCACCCCCGTAGTGGTGAACTCATCCTGCGTTACCAAGAGGGCACCGACTCGACATTGCAGACCCTGAGCCAGTCTGTGCAGGACCATGATGAGCAGGCCCAGCAGGCGCTGCTTGAACAGGTCAACGCGCTGGTTTATGACCCGGATTGCCTGATCGCCCATCAATGGAGCGAAGGTGATCTGGTGCTGATCGACAACTATCGGACACTGCACGGCCGACTGCCGATGTCGCCGGCTTCCTCCTCGCGGGAGCTGTGGCGGGTACAGGTTTACTAA
- a CDS encoding HAD-IA family hydrolase, whose translation MMASRLRVEAVLFDLDGTLVDTLPDITWCLNQVLLEHGCPALTAQTVRGYIGGGTTAMIERVAAQFGIADAIALHQRYVTLYQHNLVQFSRPFSGVLELLEGCRQLQLPLAIVTNKAEEMALQVSRTLLPQNVFGPILGHRTGRSLKPQPDVAWEAARRLSVDPQRCLFVGDTEIDLKTARAAGMYSAAVTWGYGLTQTLQALAPDFCCEQPAGLLRILQQVCGTAHALTEHGDTVKSY comes from the coding sequence ATGATGGCGTCCCGGTTGCGGGTCGAAGCCGTACTCTTCGATTTGGATGGAACCTTGGTCGACACCTTGCCGGACATCACCTGGTGTCTGAACCAGGTGTTACTCGAACACGGTTGCCCGGCGCTGACCGCGCAAACGGTGCGGGGCTATATCGGCGGCGGGACCACGGCGATGATTGAGCGGGTTGCCGCGCAGTTTGGTATCGCTGATGCGATCGCCCTGCACCAGCGCTACGTGACGCTGTATCAGCACAACCTGGTTCAATTTTCCCGGCCATTCAGCGGTGTACTGGAATTGCTCGAAGGCTGCCGCCAGTTACAGCTGCCGCTGGCTATCGTGACCAACAAGGCCGAGGAAATGGCCTTGCAGGTTTCCAGAACATTGCTGCCGCAGAATGTTTTCGGGCCGATTCTGGGGCATCGCACGGGCCGGTCACTCAAACCTCAGCCGGATGTGGCGTGGGAAGCCGCCCGGCGGTTGTCGGTTGATCCGCAACGCTGTTTGTTCGTCGGTGACACAGAGATCGACCTGAAAACTGCCCGTGCCGCAGGTATGTACTCGGCAGCGGTCACCTGGGGGTACGGCCTGACTCAGACGTTGCAGGCCCTAGCTCCGGACTTCTGCTGTGAGCAACCGGCCGGGTTGTTGCGCATTCTGCAGCAAGTCTGCGGGACAGCGCATGCGCTCACCGAGCATGGCGATACCGTCAAATCCTATTGA
- a CDS encoding isocyanide synthase family protein — protein MQGSNTVAQPADGQLVHAHQNTPHMNIAQQILECLFRRRSLAPEQDHELSLQVLEPHLAKVMQAVESGRKVEMVLPAFPGKSPSRKKTLSHLPDLAEHHAIDELHRLCEEIQEIYAPGALIHICSDGYVFSDLVHVPDSDVKAYTDAIQDYADQHYPGTFAHFDLRDAYPQLDCLDAMREEMMIEHGQSLILLQQRFKDEPHMMLMYCGIHRFLSEDYSGLKVFAGMSLNAVKKVAKPASQRVIQRSEAWSALLLARYPHCLRLSIHPQLAVSTKIGIRLVPTSDLWRTPWHSVAIKRRGVVTLEKRSNVDERYHRLVFRKGRPCHYASAQ, from the coding sequence ATGCAAGGTTCAAATACCGTTGCCCAACCGGCGGACGGTCAGCTGGTGCATGCGCATCAGAACACCCCCCACATGAACATTGCCCAGCAAATTCTCGAATGTCTGTTTCGGCGTCGCAGTCTTGCCCCGGAACAGGATCATGAGCTTTCGTTGCAGGTGCTGGAACCCCATCTGGCGAAGGTAATGCAGGCGGTCGAGAGCGGTCGCAAAGTCGAAATGGTCTTGCCAGCTTTTCCCGGCAAGTCGCCCAGCCGCAAGAAAACCCTGAGCCATCTCCCTGATCTTGCTGAACACCATGCAATCGACGAGTTACACCGCCTGTGTGAGGAGATCCAGGAGATCTATGCGCCGGGTGCGCTGATTCATATCTGCTCCGATGGTTATGTGTTCTCTGACCTGGTGCATGTTCCCGATTCTGACGTCAAGGCTTACACCGACGCTATCCAGGACTACGCCGATCAGCACTATCCCGGTACGTTCGCCCATTTCGACCTCAGGGATGCCTATCCTCAGCTTGATTGTCTGGACGCCATGCGTGAGGAGATGATGATCGAGCACGGTCAGTCATTGATCCTGTTGCAACAGCGCTTCAAGGATGAACCGCACATGATGTTGATGTACTGCGGTATCCATCGCTTTCTGTCCGAGGATTATTCGGGGCTCAAGGTATTCGCCGGCATGAGCCTGAATGCGGTGAAGAAGGTCGCCAAGCCGGCCTCCCAGCGGGTGATTCAGCGCAGTGAAGCCTGGAGCGCCCTGTTACTGGCGCGCTACCCGCATTGCCTGCGCCTGTCGATTCACCCGCAATTGGCGGTGTCGACGAAGATCGGTATCCGGCTGGTGCCCACCAGTGACCTGTGGCGCACTCCCTGGCATTCGGTAGCCATCAAGCGACGGGGTGTGGTCACCCTCGAAAAACGCAGTAATGTCGATGAGCGCTACCACCGTCTGGTGTTCCGCAAGGGGCGTCCTTGTCACTACGCCAGTGCTCAATGA
- a CDS encoding helix-turn-helix transcriptional regulator, which translates to MGRTLERTRDELAAFLRSRRERISPEQAGLPTTGRRRTPGLRREEVAALAGVGLTWYTWLEQGRDIGVSPAFLDSLCRVLKLDAMERRHLYLLTYQRAPAEQAQTWCVVPTIIHRLMADMPLRPAYVLSLRWDVLAWNPAGDKVFNFADKPPEQRNLLWMLFTDEKMRSLLCPWEEQAIQMLSSFRRDFVHASAQSDVAELVRSLEKVSAEFKYWWNRQDIHGPCQGLRNFEIPSFGNISFEHATLIIDADRHLHLVYYAPSLEGAAQSKFEGWLQGRYS; encoded by the coding sequence ATGGGAAGAACACTCGAACGCACCCGAGACGAGTTGGCGGCATTTTTGCGCAGTCGCCGAGAGCGCATTTCACCCGAGCAAGCAGGATTACCAACGACTGGGCGAAGAAGGACGCCGGGGCTGCGTCGTGAGGAGGTCGCCGCGTTGGCAGGCGTCGGCTTGACTTGGTATACATGGCTTGAGCAAGGCCGCGATATTGGGGTTTCACCGGCTTTCCTCGACAGTCTATGTCGAGTATTGAAACTTGACGCCATGGAACGCAGGCACCTTTACTTGCTGACCTACCAACGTGCTCCAGCAGAACAGGCACAGACTTGGTGCGTCGTTCCAACGATCATCCATCGTTTGATGGCAGACATGCCGCTGCGCCCCGCCTATGTCCTGAGTTTGCGTTGGGACGTTCTCGCATGGAATCCGGCCGGCGATAAAGTATTCAACTTTGCAGACAAGCCTCCAGAGCAGCGCAACCTCCTGTGGATGCTGTTTACTGATGAGAAAATGCGTTCGCTGTTGTGCCCCTGGGAGGAGCAGGCGATACAAATGCTCTCTAGCTTTCGCAGGGATTTTGTTCATGCTTCGGCGCAAAGCGATGTTGCTGAGCTGGTGCGCAGCCTCGAGAAAGTCAGTGCAGAGTTCAAGTATTGGTGGAACAGGCAGGATATTCACGGCCCTTGCCAAGGCCTCAGAAATTTTGAAATTCCGTCATTCGGAAATATCTCGTTTGAGCATGCAACCCTGATAATTGACGCCGACAGGCACTTGCACTTGGTTTATTACGCGCCCAGTTTGGAAGGCGCTGCTCAGAGTAAGTTTGAGGGATGGCTTCAGGGCAGATATAGCTAG